A single region of the Pogoniulus pusillus isolate bPogPus1 chromosome Z, bPogPus1.pri, whole genome shotgun sequence genome encodes:
- the CLTA gene encoding clathrin light chain A isoform X2 produces the protein MADLEFFGTQQQPAAAADNGAVDGAEEDPAAAFLAQQENEIAGIENDEGYSILESGEVPAALQVPEGVDSGAVDGVVNGDVYQESNGPTDSYAAISQVDRLQSEPESIRKWREEQKDRLEQLDANSRKQEAEWKEKAIKELEEWYARQDENLQKTKASNRVADEAFYKQPFADVIGYVAAEEAFVNDAEDIFPGTEWERVAQLCDFNPKSSKQAKDVSRMRSVLISLKQAPLVR, from the exons ATGGCTGACCTGGAGTTCTTTGgtactcagcagcagccagcggCCGCCGCCGATAATGGGGCGGTAGACGGAGCCGAGGAGGATCCTGCCGCCGCTTTCCTGGCGCAGCAGGAGAATGAAATCGCTGGCATCGAGAACGATGAGGGCTACAGCATCTTGGAGAGCGGCGAGGTGCCGGCGGCGCTGCAGGTTCCGGAGGGTGTTGACTCGG GTGCTGTTGATGGAGTGGTTAATGGAGATGTCTATCAG GAGAGTAATGGTCCAACAGACTCCTATGCTGCCATATCCCAAGTAGATCGACTGCAGTCAGAACCGGAGAGTATTCGTAAGTGGAGAGAGGAGCAAAAGGATCGCCTGGAGCAGCTTG ATGCAAACTCACGAAAGCAGGAAGCAGaatggaaagagaaagcaataaaggagctggaggagtgGTATGCAAGGCAAGATGAAAAtcttcagaaaacaaaagccaGCAACAG GGTGGCAGATGAAGCTTTCTACAAACAACCCTTCGCTGACGTGATTGGTTATGT GGCAGCTGAAGAAGCCTTTGTGAATGATGCAGAAGACATTTTTCCGGGCACTGAGTGGGAACGTGTGGCTCAGCTCTGTGACTTTAATCCCAAGTCTAGTAAGCAGGCAAAAGATGTGTCCCGCATGCGTTCGGTCCTCATCTCACTCAAGCAGGCTCCGCTGGTCCGCTGA
- the CLTA gene encoding clathrin light chain A isoform X1 → MADLEFFGTQQQPAAAADNGAVDGAEEDPAAAFLAQQENEIAGIENDEGYSILESGEVPAALQVPEGVDSGAVDGVVNGDVYQESNGPTDSYAAISQVDRLQSEPESIRKWREEQKDRLEQLDANSRKQEAEWKEKAIKELEEWYARQDENLQKTKASNRVADEAFYKQPFADVIGYVTNINHPCYSLEQAAEEAFVNDAEDIFPGTEWERVAQLCDFNPKSSKQAKDVSRMRSVLISLKQAPLVR, encoded by the exons ATGGCTGACCTGGAGTTCTTTGgtactcagcagcagccagcggCCGCCGCCGATAATGGGGCGGTAGACGGAGCCGAGGAGGATCCTGCCGCCGCTTTCCTGGCGCAGCAGGAGAATGAAATCGCTGGCATCGAGAACGATGAGGGCTACAGCATCTTGGAGAGCGGCGAGGTGCCGGCGGCGCTGCAGGTTCCGGAGGGTGTTGACTCGG GTGCTGTTGATGGAGTGGTTAATGGAGATGTCTATCAG GAGAGTAATGGTCCAACAGACTCCTATGCTGCCATATCCCAAGTAGATCGACTGCAGTCAGAACCGGAGAGTATTCGTAAGTGGAGAGAGGAGCAAAAGGATCGCCTGGAGCAGCTTG ATGCAAACTCACGAAAGCAGGAAGCAGaatggaaagagaaagcaataaaggagctggaggagtgGTATGCAAGGCAAGATGAAAAtcttcagaaaacaaaagccaGCAACAG GGTGGCAGATGAAGCTTTCTACAAACAACCCTTCGCTGACGTGATTGGTTATGT CACAAACATAAATCATCCTTGCTACAGCCTAGAACA GGCAGCTGAAGAAGCCTTTGTGAATGATGCAGAAGACATTTTTCCGGGCACTGAGTGGGAACGTGTGGCTCAGCTCTGTGACTTTAATCCCAAGTCTAGTAAGCAGGCAAAAGATGTGTCCCGCATGCGTTCGGTCCTCATCTCACTCAAGCAGGCTCCGCTGGTCCGCTGA
- the CLTA gene encoding clathrin light chain A isoform X3, whose product MADLEFFGTQQQPAAAADNGAVDGAEEDPAAAFLAQQENEIAGIENDEGYSILESGEVPAALQVPEGVDSGAVDGVVNGDVYQESNGPTDSYAAISQVDRLQSEPESIRKWREEQKDRLEQLDANSRKQEAEWKEKAIKELEEWYARQDENLQKTKASNRAAEEAFVNDAEDIFPGTEWERVAQLCDFNPKSSKQAKDVSRMRSVLISLKQAPLVR is encoded by the exons ATGGCTGACCTGGAGTTCTTTGgtactcagcagcagccagcggCCGCCGCCGATAATGGGGCGGTAGACGGAGCCGAGGAGGATCCTGCCGCCGCTTTCCTGGCGCAGCAGGAGAATGAAATCGCTGGCATCGAGAACGATGAGGGCTACAGCATCTTGGAGAGCGGCGAGGTGCCGGCGGCGCTGCAGGTTCCGGAGGGTGTTGACTCGG GTGCTGTTGATGGAGTGGTTAATGGAGATGTCTATCAG GAGAGTAATGGTCCAACAGACTCCTATGCTGCCATATCCCAAGTAGATCGACTGCAGTCAGAACCGGAGAGTATTCGTAAGTGGAGAGAGGAGCAAAAGGATCGCCTGGAGCAGCTTG ATGCAAACTCACGAAAGCAGGAAGCAGaatggaaagagaaagcaataaaggagctggaggagtgGTATGCAAGGCAAGATGAAAAtcttcagaaaacaaaagccaGCAACAG GGCAGCTGAAGAAGCCTTTGTGAATGATGCAGAAGACATTTTTCCGGGCACTGAGTGGGAACGTGTGGCTCAGCTCTGTGACTTTAATCCCAAGTCTAGTAAGCAGGCAAAAGATGTGTCCCGCATGCGTTCGGTCCTCATCTCACTCAAGCAGGCTCCGCTGGTCCGCTGA